In Gloeocapsa sp. PCC 73106, the following proteins share a genomic window:
- a CDS encoding filamentous hemagglutinin N-terminal domain-containing protein, which translates to MQLKTLWSYLACFIVSNMLLVNPVVAQIAPDNTLGDENSRVENRGNRDIIEGGATRGDNLFHSFREFNVEAGREAYFNQTAAIRNILTRVTGNNLSNIQGVLGVLGNANLFLINPNGIIFGPNARLDINGSFFASSANSIVFNNFEFSTINPEAPPLLTINLPVGLTFRERAERIIARNSRLAVQSGQTIALIGGNLNLENSTIEAPGGRVELGGLAAAGVITINPDLSLNYPQEVTRSNISITHLPTPMDVPTSIAIDVSDDGGGEIRINSADVRITESQLLAGISEEANNPEAVAGDISISATGDIEIDGGEIFNNVEGIGKGGDVDITSNSLSATNGARISASTNGEGDAGNVLIEANGLVRLNGGASSSYIESNVERDGLGNAGRVEIKADTVRIINNAEVRSNIEGRGDGGRIVIEADGLVELDRITPISPPTGVSSQVQFTADGNAGDIEIKADTVQANNGAQVRANINSRGDAGTIEIQADSLVRFDNGSEALSQVNLTGLGDAESVTIQADTVELLNGSQVRSNTGGQGNAGKVVIEANSLVRLSGQGTTASSSVQTTAVGNGGDVEIKADSVEILDNAGVRVDTSGRGNGGRIVIEANESVKFDTGGEASSGVLDRGSFGEGGNIEIRADTVEVSNGARISASTSGRGNAGNVVIEADRLVSLSGQGPAVSSAVQADAVGKGGDVEIRADSLEVINGAMVNVNTAGTGDAGSVVIEADELVRLDAENSNISTGILSSVTPGAVGNAGEIQIESDSVEVSNGAEIRASTNGQGDAGSIVIEADGLVKFDRGDSQLTTGAFSIVQPLAVGKGGDVEIKADSVEVINGAQVNASTNGQGDAGSIVIEADGLVKFDRGGDSQLATGAFSIVQPLAVGNGGDVEIRADSVEVINGAQVNASTSGQGDAGSIVIGADGLVSLSGQGTAVSSAVQEEAIGNGGDVEIRADSVEVINGAQVNASTNGIGNAGSVVIGADGLVSLSGQGTAVSSAVQEEAIGDGGDVEIRADSVEVINGAQVNASTNGQGDAGDITMTANNFTANRSSAVKTDTSTFGIAGDIILRIQDNLNLTGSTIEAITTETSTGSGGSIIIDSGNTNLRDNASISVNSQGGGDGGEISLSADDLRLEGNSRISAATADSDGGNITLKVPGRISLRDSLISATAGGRGNGGNLILESNFVILKNSNLTANAVLGDGGNITITTQQIFADPNSTITVSSEFGVDGTVTINRLETDPEQALVDLYQNPVDPEQLIGQDFCRQSSGSEFTVTGRGGLPNSPDQLQSVNEVTVGLVEPTVTEVTEANQEAGKPPAVREIVPAMGMIKDEHGNVTLVAYPTPENVSRPPLPQVSCQ; encoded by the coding sequence ATGCAACTAAAAACACTCTGGTCGTACCTCGCCTGTTTCATCGTCAGTAACATGCTTCTAGTCAACCCAGTTGTAGCCCAAATCGCACCGGATAATACCCTAGGAGATGAAAACTCTCGCGTTGAAAATAGAGGCAATAGAGATATTATCGAAGGTGGGGCCACCAGAGGTGATAATCTGTTTCATAGCTTCAGAGAATTTAACGTAGAAGCAGGTAGAGAAGCATATTTCAACCAAACTGCAGCCATCCGTAACATCCTCACCCGCGTCACAGGGAATAATCTTTCCAACATTCAGGGAGTATTGGGAGTACTTGGAAACGCCAATCTCTTCTTAATTAATCCCAATGGTATTATCTTTGGACCAAACGCTAGATTAGACATCAACGGGTCCTTTTTCGCCAGTAGCGCTAACAGTATAGTATTTAATAACTTTGAATTTAGCACCATTAATCCCGAAGCTCCACCCCTACTAACCATCAACCTACCCGTAGGGTTAACCTTCAGAGAAAGAGCAGAAAGAATTATAGCTAGAAACAGTAGATTAGCAGTACAATCAGGACAAACAATCGCCTTAATTGGGGGAAATTTGAACCTGGAAAACAGCACTATAGAAGCACCAGGAGGAAGAGTAGAACTAGGGGGATTAGCAGCAGCAGGAGTAATTACCATCAACCCAGATTTAAGTCTGAATTATCCCCAGGAAGTAACTAGAAGCAATATCTCAATAACCCATCTCCCAACACCTATGGATGTACCTACATCTATAGCTATAGACGTCAGCGACGATGGGGGAGGAGAGATTAGGATTAATAGCGCTGATGTACGGATAACTGAGAGTCAGTTGCTTGCAGGAATCAGCGAGGAAGCAAATAATCCCGAAGCAGTAGCAGGTGATATTAGCATCAGTGCGACGGGAGATATAGAAATAGACGGGGGAGAGATTTTTAACAATGTTGAGGGAATAGGTAAGGGGGGGGACGTAGATATAACCAGTAATTCCTTGTCAGCTACCAATGGTGCAAGAATAAGTGCTAGTACCAATGGGGAAGGCGATGCAGGGAATGTGCTCATTGAAGCCAATGGCTTAGTCAGATTAAATGGGGGAGCTAGTAGCAGCTATATTGAATCGAATGTAGAAAGAGATGGACTAGGTAACGCCGGAAGAGTAGAAATAAAAGCCGATACAGTAAGGATTATTAATAATGCAGAAGTACGCAGCAATATAGAAGGTCGAGGGGATGGAGGAAGGATAGTAATTGAAGCGGATGGATTAGTTGAATTAGATAGAATAACTCCCATATCCCCCCCTACTGGTGTTAGTAGCCAAGTCCAATTTACCGCAGATGGTAACGCAGGAGATATAGAAATAAAAGCCGATACGGTACAGGCTAATAATGGCGCGCAAGTTCGTGCTAATATCAACAGCAGAGGGGATGCAGGGACAATAGAGATTCAAGCAGACAGCTTGGTCAGGTTTGATAACGGTAGTGAGGCTTTGAGTCAAGTCAACTTAACCGGACTCGGTGACGCCGAGAGTGTGACCATACAAGCTGATACAGTAGAATTGCTCAATGGCTCACAAGTACGCAGCAATACCGGTGGACAAGGAAATGCAGGGAAAGTAGTAATTGAAGCCAATAGCCTGGTTAGGTTGAGTGGACAGGGTACTACAGCTTCTAGCTCGGTACAAACGACTGCAGTAGGTAACGGCGGAGATGTGGAAATAAAAGCAGATTCGGTAGAAATACTTGATAATGCAGGTGTACGTGTTGACACTTCCGGACGGGGGAATGGGGGGAGAATAGTAATTGAAGCAAATGAATCGGTTAAGTTTGACACCGGTGGTGAGGCTTCGAGCGGAGTCTTAGATCGAGGTTCCTTTGGTGAGGGCGGAAATATAGAAATAAGAGCCGATACAGTAGAAGTTTCCAATGGTGCACGAATAAGCGCTAGTACCAGTGGTCGGGGAAATGCGGGGAATGTGGTAATTGAAGCCGATAGATTAGTTAGCTTGAGTGGACAAGGTCCGGCAGTTTCTAGCGCTGTACAAGCAGATGCAGTAGGTAAGGGCGGAGATGTGGAAATAAGAGCTGATTCCCTAGAAGTTATTAATGGTGCCATGGTAAATGTAAATACTGCAGGAACGGGGGATGCGGGGAGTGTGGTAATTGAAGCTGATGAATTGGTTAGATTAGATGCAGAAAATAGCAATATCTCGACGGGTATTTTGAGCAGTGTAACCCCAGGTGCAGTAGGTAACGCAGGGGAGATACAAATCGAGTCTGATTCGGTAGAAGTTTCCAATGGTGCAGAAATTAGGGCTAGTACCAATGGTCAAGGGGACGCAGGGAGTATAGTCATTGAAGCTGATGGCTTAGTTAAGTTTGATAGAGGCGATAGCCAACTCACCACTGGGGCCTTTAGCATTGTACAACCCTTAGCTGTAGGTAAGGGCGGAGATGTGGAAATAAAAGCCGATTCAGTAGAAGTTATCAATGGTGCACAAGTAAACGCTAGTACCAATGGTCAAGGGGATGCGGGGAGTATAGTCATTGAAGCTGATGGCTTAGTTAAGTTTGATAGAGGAGGCGATAGCCAACTCGCCACTGGAGCCTTTAGCATTGTACAACCCTTAGCTGTAGGTAACGGCGGAGATGTGGAGATAAGAGCCGATTCGGTAGAAGTTATCAATGGTGCACAAGTAAACGCTAGTACCAGTGGTCAAGGGGATGCGGGGAGTATAGTCATTGGAGCTGATGGCTTAGTTAGCTTGAGTGGACAGGGTACTGCAGTTTCTAGCGCTGTACAAGAAGAAGCAATAGGTAACGGCGGAGATGTGGAAATAAGAGCCGATTCAGTAGAAGTTATCAATGGTGCACAAGTAAACGCTAGTACCAATGGTATAGGGAATGCGGGGAGTGTAGTCATTGGAGCTGATGGCTTAGTTAGCTTGAGTGGACAGGGTACTGCAGTTTCTAGCGCTGTACAAGAAGAAGCAATAGGTGACGGCGGAGATGTGGAAATAAGAGCCGATTCAGTAGAAGTTATCAATGGTGCACAAGTAAACGCTAGTACCAATGGTCAAGGGGATGCAGGAGATATTACCATGACCGCTAATAACTTTACCGCCAATCGCTCTAGCGCAGTCAAAACCGACACCAGTACTTTTGGCATAGCAGGCGATATAATCCTGAGAATCCAAGATAACCTTAACCTCACTGGGAGTACCATTGAAGCCATCACTACAGAAACATCTACCGGTTCAGGCGGCAGTATTATCATTGATTCGGGTAATACTAATCTAAGGGATAACGCCAGTATTAGCGTCAATAGCCAAGGTGGAGGCGATGGTGGAGAGATCTCCCTGAGTGCTGATGATTTGAGACTAGAGGGTAACTCCCGAATCTCCGCAGCTACCGCTGATAGTGATGGCGGTAATATCACTCTAAAAGTACCAGGTAGGATCAGTCTACGGGACAGCTTGATCTCAGCTACCGCAGGTGGAAGGGGCAATGGTGGTAACCTTATTCTTGAAAGTAACTTCGTTATCCTCAAAAATAGTAACTTAACCGCCAATGCTGTCTTAGGAGACGGGGGAAATATCACTATTACTACTCAACAAATATTTGCCGACCCTAACAGTACAATTACAGTCAGTTCAGAATTTGGCGTAGATGGAACAGTAACAATTAATAGACTAGAAACTGATCCAGAACAAGCATTAGTAGACTTATACCAAAACCCGGTAGACCCAGAACAACTGATTGGTCAAGATTTCTGTCGTCAGAGTAGTGGAAGTGAATTTACTGTCACAGGAAGAGGAGGATTACCCAATAGTCCCGACCAACTCCAATCAGTAAATGAGGTAACGGTGGGTTTAGTAGAGCCTACAGTAACAGAAGTGACTGAAGCCAATCAAGAAGCAGGAAAACCTCCCGCAGTCAGAGAAATAGTCCCCGCGATGGGAATGATAAAGGACGAACATGGTAATGTGACCTTAGTCGCCTATCCTACCCCAGAGAACGTCTCGCGACCTCCACTACCCCAGGTTAGTTGTCAATAG
- the crtE gene encoding geranylgeranyl diphosphate synthase CrtE, which yields MVKANERLSDKNIDSRFDLKTYLDAQKTIIEAALDRSLSISKPEKIYEAMRYSLLAGGKRLRPILCLATCELMGGTSVIALPTACALEMIHTMSLIHDDLPAMDNDDYRRGKLTNHKVYGDDIAILAGDGLLAYAFEYVATQTQGVPPERLIKVIIHLSHAVGAEGLVGGQVLDLESEGKTDISAETLTFIHTHKTGALLEACVLSGADLAGANREDLERLSKYAQNIGLAFQIIDDILDITATVEELGKTAGKDLKAQKVTYPSLWGIEASQTQAQQLVEGAIAQLTVYGEKADPLRAIASYIVTRKH from the coding sequence ATGGTCAAAGCTAACGAAAGACTAAGTGATAAAAATATAGACTCACGATTCGATTTAAAAACCTATTTAGATGCTCAAAAAACAATTATAGAAGCAGCTTTAGACCGTTCACTCTCTATTAGTAAGCCAGAAAAAATCTATGAGGCGATGCGTTATTCTCTTTTGGCAGGAGGAAAGCGTCTCCGTCCCATTTTGTGCTTGGCAACTTGTGAACTGATGGGAGGAACTAGTGTGATCGCTCTACCAACCGCCTGTGCTCTAGAAATGATTCATACCATGTCTTTGATTCACGACGATCTACCCGCTATGGATAACGATGACTATCGTCGCGGTAAATTGACAAATCACAAAGTTTATGGGGACGATATCGCCATTTTAGCAGGAGATGGTCTGTTAGCCTACGCCTTTGAATACGTTGCTACTCAAACTCAGGGCGTTCCTCCAGAAAGATTAATTAAGGTAATTATCCACTTGAGCCACGCCGTAGGCGCAGAAGGTTTAGTCGGGGGACAAGTTTTAGATTTGGAATCAGAGGGTAAAACCGATATCTCCGCTGAAACTCTGACATTTATCCATACCCATAAAACGGGAGCTCTACTAGAAGCTTGTGTACTTTCTGGCGCAGATTTAGCAGGAGCAAATAGGGAAGATTTAGAACGTCTCTCCAAATACGCTCAAAATATTGGGCTAGCATTTCAAATCATCGACGATATCCTTGATATTACCGCTACCGTAGAAGAATTAGGAAAAACCGCGGGTAAAGATCTTAAAGCCCAAAAAGTTACTTATCCTAGTTTGTGGGGGATAGAAGCATCTCAAACCCAAGCTCAACAACTGGTAGAAGGCGCCATTGCACAATTGACCGTTTATGGTGAAAAGGCTGATCCTTTAAGAGCGATCGCTAGTTACATCGTTACCCGCAAACATTAA
- a CDS encoding divergent PAP2 family protein — protein MEEFATILDNRVLLISLLACLSAQGLKVIIELISNGKINFRYLVTTGGMPSAHSALVGGLATSVGQTSGWSSSEFAIACLFAVIVMYDAAGIRQAAGKQARIINQMVEDLLKDGKTFEQEKLIELLGHTPVQVFAGLALGIAVSLLALPIF, from the coding sequence ATGGAGGAATTCGCCACAATTTTAGACAATCGGGTATTATTAATCTCTTTACTTGCTTGTTTATCGGCTCAAGGATTGAAAGTAATTATTGAGTTGATTAGTAATGGCAAAATTAATTTTCGTTATTTGGTAACCACCGGAGGAATGCCTAGTGCTCACTCGGCTCTTGTAGGTGGATTGGCTACTTCTGTAGGACAAACCTCGGGATGGTCTTCTTCTGAGTTCGCGATCGCTTGTTTATTCGCGGTGATAGTAATGTATGACGCGGCGGGGATTCGGCAAGCGGCGGGCAAACAAGCCCGCATTATTAACCAAATGGTAGAAGATTTATTAAAAGACGGTAAAACTTTCGAACAAGAGAAACTGATAGAGTTGCTGGGACATACTCCCGTACAAGTATTCGCGGGTTTAGCCCTAGGTATTGCTGTTTCTCTGCTAGCTTTACCAATCTTTTAA
- a CDS encoding MgPME-cyclase complex family protein, translating to MTTYYYVLASQKFLLEEEPLEEVFKERTRNYQEQNKEIDFWLVKQPAFLEAAELAAVKAQVPEENAAIISTNPQLITWLKLRLEYVMTGEFTAPSASIAEPLASLILTN from the coding sequence ATGACGACCTATTATTACGTTTTAGCGAGCCAAAAGTTTTTACTGGAAGAAGAACCCCTAGAAGAGGTTTTCAAGGAACGCACCCGCAATTATCAAGAGCAGAACAAAGAGATTGACTTTTGGCTAGTCAAGCAACCCGCTTTTCTAGAAGCCGCGGAGCTAGCTGCGGTTAAAGCCCAAGTTCCTGAGGAAAATGCGGCGATCATTTCCACCAATCCTCAATTAATTACTTGGCTCAAATTGCGACTAGAATACGTTATGACGGGAGAATTTACCGCTCCTTCTGCTTCTATTGCTGAGCCTTTGGCTTCTTTAATACTCACTAATTAA
- a CDS encoding pyridoxine 5'-phosphate synthase, which yields MPSLGVNIDHIATIRQARRTVEPDPVAAAVLAELGGADGITVHLREDRRHIQDRDVRILRETVRTHLNLEMAPTEEMVNIALDIKPDYVTLVPELRAEITTEGGINLLSNLVDFTEIVKRLQGAGIPVSWFIDADLAQIEAATKTQAQFIELHTGKYAEAEGEKNRQLELDCLHRGCEQAIALGLRVNLGHGLTYTNVYPVVSLPGVEELNIGHTIISRAVLVGIERAVREMKLAIRGQL from the coding sequence ATGCCTAGCCTAGGTGTGAATATCGACCATATTGCTACAATTAGACAAGCGCGTCGGACTGTGGAACCAGATCCGGTGGCGGCAGCTGTTTTAGCAGAGTTAGGAGGGGCTGATGGAATCACGGTACACCTGCGCGAGGATCGCCGCCATATCCAAGATAGGGATGTACGTATACTTAGAGAAACCGTAAGAACTCATTTAAATCTCGAAATGGCTCCCACTGAGGAAATGGTAAACATCGCTCTAGACATTAAACCTGACTATGTAACTTTAGTCCCAGAGCTTAGAGCTGAAATTACTACAGAAGGAGGTATTAATCTGCTGAGTAACTTAGTGGATTTCACGGAGATTGTCAAGAGATTACAGGGCGCTGGTATTCCCGTGAGTTGGTTTATTGACGCAGATTTGGCGCAAATTGAAGCCGCAACTAAAACTCAAGCCCAATTTATCGAGTTGCATACAGGTAAATACGCCGAAGCGGAAGGAGAAAAAAATCGTCAGTTAGAATTAGACTGTTTACATCGGGGTTGTGAACAAGCGATCGCTTTAGGCTTAAGAGTAAATTTAGGCCATGGTTTGACTTATACTAATGTTTACCCGGTAGTTTCTCTCCCAGGGGTTGAAGAACTCAATATTGGTCATACAATAATAAGTCGTGCGGTACTTGTCGGTATAGAACGAGCCGTACGAGAAATGAAACTTGCAATCAGAGGACAGTTATAA